AGACGCCGTGCGCCTCGGCGGCATGACCCTGGGCAATATCTACATCGGCGTCCAGCCGATGATCGGCATGCCCGGCGACCCCATGCGCCTGCTCTTCGACCGGGAGAATACGCCGCACCACCAGTACGCGCTGTTTTACAAATATCTGACGGAGCAGTTCGGCGCCCATGCAATCGTCCACGTGGGCATGCACGGCACCGCCGAGTGGATGCCCGGCGTGCAACTCGGCGTCACCGAGCGCTGCTGGCCCGATGTGCTCCTGGGCGCCGTGCCCAACTTCTACGTCTATCCGATCAACAACCCGGCCGAAGCCAACATCGCCAAGCGCCGCGGGTTCTCAGTGATCGTCGGGCACGCCATTCCGCCCTACGGCCGCGCCGGGCTGTACAAAGAGCTGCAAGCCCTCAAGGACGTTCTCGAGGAGTACCGCGAACGCCCGAATGCGGATCTCGAAGCGGCCATCGCGCAGAAGATCGAACTCCTCAACCTTGACGCCGACCTGGCGCGCTACCAGGACGAGCCGTTCGCCGACTTCGCCTCGCGGGTCTACGCCTACCTGCGCGATCTGGAGACCACGCTGATCACTGATCGGCTCCACGTCCTCGGCAGCGCCCCGCCCGCCGAGGATCAATTGACCCTGGTGGTCGAGGCGCTCAAGATCTCCCGCGATGGCAACCCCGGCCTGGGCGACCTGGTGATGAGCGCAGTGACCGGGCGCGCCGCCGGCGAAGGGCAGGCCCAGGACGGCTACGCCGCCCTCCTCGCCCGGGCGCGCCGGGGCGATCTCGCTGCGTTGGAGCTGCGCGACCGCGTCGAGACAGTCTGCAACGAGTTTGTGCGGCGGGCCGTCTTCGACGGCGAAGCCCCGGAACGGGCCTGGCAGGCCGTTCTGGGCATCAGCGAGGCCGGCGCCGCGGCCTGGAACATCTTCCTTCTGCCCCTCACCGAGCTGGGACGGGCCATGCTCGCCGCCCTGCGCGATAACACCCAGGAGCTGGACTTCCTGCTCCGCGGCCTCGAGGGGCGCTACATCCCCGCCGCCCCCGGCGGCGACCTGATCCGCGACGGTCTGGCCGTCCTGCCCACCGGGCGCAACATCCATAGCCTTGACCCCTTCCGCGTGCCCTCCGACAGCGCCTACCAGCGCGGCGTGCGCATCGCCGAGGCGCTTATCGCCGCCCATCGCGCCGAACACAACGGCGAATACCCCGAAACCATCGCCCAGGTCCTCTGGGGCCTCGATTCGATCAAGACCAAGGGCGAGGCCATCGGTATCGTCCTCGGCCTGATCGGCGCCCGCCCGGTCAAGGACGGCCAGGGCAAGGTGGGGCGCTACGCCCTCATACCCCTCCAGGAACTGGGCCGCCCGCGCATTGACGTGCTCATGACCGCCTCGGGCATCTTCCGCGACACCTTCGCCGGCACGATCGATCTGCTCGACCGGCTGGTCTGCGACGCCGCCCGCGCCGAAGAACCGGAGGATATGAACTTCATCCGCAAGCATGTGCAGGCCATGCTCGCCGAGGGCAAGAGCTGGGAGGCGGCAACGGCCCGGATCTTCACCCAGGCCGAGGGCACCTATGGCACCGATGTGGACGAGGCCATCGAGGGCAGCGCCTGGGAGGACCGCCGCGAGCTGGAGGAACTGTTCATCAAGCGCAACGCCTACGCCTTTGGCGGACAGAAAGGCGGCGCGGCTCAGCCTGAAGTGTTGCGCTCCCTCCTCAAAACAGTGGACCGCGTGGCCCAGGAGATCGACTCGGTCGAATACGGTTTGACCGATATGCAGCACTACTACGGCTACTCCGGTGCCCTCAAGGCCGCCGCCGAACGCGCCACCGGCAAGGCGGTGCCCCTCAGTTATGTCGAAAGCTTCACCGCCGAGACGCGCGTGCAGAACCTGGAACAGGTGCTGCGGGTCGAGTACCGCACCCGTCTGCTCAACCCCAGGTGGTATGAAGGCATGCTCAAGCACGGCCACAACGGCGCCGCCGAGATCTCCCACCGGTTCACCTACATGCTCGGCTGGAGCGCCACCACCGGGGCGGTGGACAACTGGGTCTATGACCAGGCTGCGGCCACTTTCATCCTCGACGATGCCATGCGCCAGCGTCTGGAGGCCGCCAACCCTGAGGCTGCCCGCAACGCCGTCGGGCGGCTGCTCGAGGCCCACAGTCGCGGCATCTGGCAGACTGATGAGGAGACCCTCGAGCGCCTGCGCGCGCTCCACGCCGACCTCGAGGATCGCCTGGAAGGGGTGCGCTAACGTATCTTCCGCCGGCGCCGGCGCACGTGCCACCGCCACACGGTGTGGCGGTGTGACTGGCGCGGTGGCGAGGGCGCTGGCGGCGGGGCCTCGGCAGTCGGGTCTTCCGCCGGTTCGAGTGCGGCGGCGTCCGTCGCGTCCGCCTGCTCATCCTCTTTCCGGCTCCCGTGCCGTTCTTGCTCCTCAGGCATACCCGTTCCCTCGCGCGCTCGCTCCAACGCCATGTTCGATTGTACAAACGCGCGGGGGATCGGGCCTGTTGCGTCGTTGACAAAAGTGTTATCTACTACATTGCCATATCAAACCCTTGTTTTGAAAACCATCTTTTGCTTAAAGAAGCATGGAGCAAAGCGGCTTTCTTCGTTCCTCTCAGCCGGCGCCGGAGCAGCGTGCGCTCCCACGACTCACTCCTGGAAGCGGATGTTGCGCAGGCTTTGCTTTAAAACTCTTCCAATCCCGTTGATTTTCGCGCCTTTGTGGCATACTTATTGATCAGGAGGTTTTCTATATGTGGCCGGAGTTTAGAGGAAAAGTCGCCCTGGTTACCGGGGCCGCGTCGGGCATCGGGCGCGCCTCGGCCCTCGCCTTCGCTCGGGCTGGCGCGAAGGTGGTGGTGGCCGATGTTCAGATCGAGGCGGGAGAGGAGACAGCCGCGCTCGCCCGCGCTGAAAACACCGATGCGATCTTCGTGCGCGCCGACGTCTCCCGGCGCCCCGATGTCGAGGCGATGATTGGCACGGCTCTGGAGATGTATGGCCGACTCGATATTGCCCACAATAATGCCGGCATTTCCGGCCCCCAGGCCCTGCTGGCCGACTATCCCGAAGAAGCCTGGGATCGGGTCATTGGCATCAATCTCAAGGGCGTCTGGCTGTGTATGAAGTACGAATTGCAGCAGATGCTCCGGCAGGGCGGCGGGGTGATCGTCAACACCTCTTCAACCGCCGGGCTGGCCGGTTCCCGCGGCGTGTCGGCCTACGTAGCGAGCAAGCACGGCATTGTTGGGCTCACGAAGGCCGCCGCTCTCGAATACGCGCGCAACAACATCCGCATCAACGCGGTGTTGCCGGGCACGATCCACACCCACTTGATTGATGAGTTTACCGGAGGCGATGAGCGCCTCCTCCAGCAGTTCGCTGAAAGCGAGCCGGTGGGTCGCCTCGGCACTCCCGAGGAAGTGGCCTCGGCGGTCCTCTGGCTATGCTCCGATGGCGCCTCGTTCGTCACCGGCGCGACCCTCGCCGTGGACGGTGGACGCCTGGCCTGAACCATCAATGACAAGTTACGCGGCAATCTATGCGGTGGTCCGGCAGATCCCCTATGGACGGGTGTGCAGCTATGGACGGGTGGCAGTCCTGGCGGGGTATCCCGGTCATGCCCGGCTGGTGGGTTATGCCCTCCACGCCCTGCGCACCTCCGGCGGCGATGAAACGCCGTGGTGGCGCGTCGTCAACCGTAACGGCTTCATCAGCAACGCCTATGAGCCAGCCATGCAACGGGCGCGCCTGGAAGCCGAAGGCGTCCAGGTAGACGAGAGTGACCACGTTGATCTGGAGCGATACTTGTGGGATGGCGCCGGCCAGTAAGAAGGCGGCGGCTGTTGCGCCTTCTGTGAATGGGCTGTATTTACCGCAGCTCTCCTCGCTCGATCAGGTGCTCAAGGAGCGCCACGGCGGTTCGCGGGTCGGCGCCTGCCCGCAGGAGATAGGCCCGCTCGCTGATCAGCCCGGCGAGCGGCCCGATCACCGAGGGGTCAGGCTCCAGCGCGCGCGCCAGGCGATCTAACCCCTCATCGCGGGCCAGCCCCTGCAAGTGGCTGGCCTGCCCCGTAACCGCTTCAACCAGGCAGAGGACGGCCCGCACAGCGTGGGTCGCCAGCCGATCCGCGCCGAGCGAGGCCGCGTCCAGTTCGATCAGCGTTGGTTCCGCGCTCACAGCCCGCCATGGCAGATCGGGGAAGTGCCGGGCGGCCTCAAGCGGCAGGCGCACGATTCCCGGATGCCCCCAGAGCGCCGGCGCATGTCCCGCGCTCAGAAAGACCACCCCGGCGGCCAGCAGCGCGGCGCCGGCGCCTGCACAGCCGACGGCGAGCGTTGCGCTGAGCGACGCTTCATTCCCGATGAAGAGGATGCCGCGCCCGCGCCAGACGACCGCCCCGGCCCGCAGGGGCGATCGTCCGCGGGCGCCGGCCAGGGCAAGGGTCAGGCGCTCGAGCACCTCGTGGCGCAGCCAGGCTTCATCAGCCGCTACCTCCGGGGCGATGAACGCCAGCGCGTGCCCGCCGGCCGGTAGCGCGCTAAGCAGGCGCCCCCTCCCCGCGGCGATCAGTGCGCCCGCGTGGCTGCGCGTCACCAGCGTTCCGCCCGGCGCCAGTTCGTCGGGAGCAAAAGCCTGCACGATGACTTCTACCTGCCCGGGCGGCCCCGTCTCGACCAGGTTCGCCGGCAGGCTGCGCCAGAGTCCGAAGGCCCGCTCAGTGGCGGCGATGACCTCTGCGCTGTTGCTGCGAAACTCAAACGGCACGCCGAGCACCGGGGCCGCAAAATGTTCCGGTAGCGCCCCGCTCGTTTTTGCCGGGTCGCTCATTGGCGTAGTCTTTGCCTCTGGTGTTTCTTCGCGCAATCCGGTTCATCCAAAATGGTAAAACTCTGTGAGCCTCTCGGAACGGGTATGTTTTCGGGAGCGTTGCCCTGCCCCTCCCTCGCAGGACTTATGTTCACCTCATGGCATAAGCCTTCGTGAGCGCTTCCACCTTTCGTGAATAATTGTACACCTCGCATTCATCAGCCCGACAGGCTGACGATGGTATAATATAGCCTCGAACCGGTACAGGAAATGCCCTGTTACCGTCAACCTCTATCATCCAGAGGCCGATCTGCCAGGCGCCAGCAACCGTGGAATACCAACCCGATGTTAAACGGATCACCGGCGCAGGCGGCGTGATCATCGCCGTCGCTCCCGGCAGCATCGCTGCCGAGGTCGGGCTGAAGCCCGGCGATGTGCTCGTTGCCGTGGGCGGGCAGCGGCTGCGCGATGTGATTGACTATCGCTTCGCCATTGCGGAAGAGCGCCTGGAACTGCTTGTGCATTCGGGCGATGCGGAACGGGTCATCGAAGTTGAAAAGCACCCCGACGAGGATCTTGGCATCGAGTTCAGCGAGCCGCTGTTCGACCGGTTACGCACCTGTAACAACAAGTGTCCCTTCTGCTTCCTGACCCAGATGCCCAAAGGCTTCCGCAGGACGCTCTACCTGAAGGACGATGATTACCGGCTTTCGTTCCTGTATGGCAATTTTGTCACCTTCACCAATCTGAGCGAGGCCGACTGGCAGCGGATTGAACAGCAGCGCCTCTCACCACTGCACATCAGTGTGCATGCCACCGACCCCTTCTGGCGCGCGGTGATGCTCGGCAAGCGGGACGCGCCCGATGTCCGCGCGCAGATCCGGCGCCTGGGGTCCATAGGAATCGAGGTGCATACCCAGATTGTGGCCTGCCCTGGCGTCAATGACGGCGAGGTGCTGCGGCAGAGCATCGCCGACCTGATCGCGCTCCACCCTACGGTGCAGTCCGTCGCGGTCGTTCCGGTCGGTCTGACGAAATACCGCTTTGACGGCAAACGCCCGAACAGTCTCAAGGCCGCCATTCAGGTCCATGAAAGCCCGGAGTGGATTGACGCCAACTGGGAGCGCCAGCCGCTGTGGGAACAGACCGCCGGCCAGCCTATGGCGGCGCCAGACGGCGGCCCACCGTTCCATGACCCCGCTCTGGGTTTCTGCTCGCGGCTGGCAGCGGCCAGTGACATGCCTCTGCGCTGTTATACCCCCGACGAGGCCGCCGCCGTCATTGATCTGGTTGAGTCGTTCGGTGCCCGCTGCCGCGAAGAACTGGGGATGACCTTCGTCTATCCAGGCGACGAGTTTTATCTGCTGGCCGGTCGCTCCGTGCCTCCCGCCGATCATTACGATGGGATGCCGCAGTATTCCAACGGCGTTGGCATGGTGCGCGACTTCCTCGACCTCTGGGCAAGGGCCCGTCGCCGTCTGCCCGCCCGCCTGCCCCGTCCCGCCAGCCTGGCGATCGTCTGCGGCACGCTCGTCGCCGGGTTAATGAACCACGTCTCTGCGCGGCTCAACCGGATCGAGGGTTTGACGGCACGGATCGTGCCCGTGACCAATGCCTTTTTTGGCCCGACGGTGACCGTAAGCGGCCTGCTTACCGCCGAAGACGTCGTGCCGGCCCTGCGGGAGAGCGGCTGCGCCCGCGCCCTGCTGCCGCGGGTGATGTTCGATTATCGTGGTGAACGCACCATTGACGATTGGAGCCCGGAACGGATCGCCGAGGCCGCCGGCATGCCGGTCGCTCTCGCCACCGATCCTGAGGAACTGGTGCGTTATGTTCGCGCCCTGGCGCATAGCGCATAACGTGGTGGACGGGGACTTCCGCAATTACCGAGAAACGTCTTCTCCATCACAGGCGGTTAAACTGGAGCTCTCGTTCTACCATTCGTCGTTCCAGACGAAAACCAGGCTACAACCCACGGCCCGCGCTACTGGCGGCGCTTCTTCCCCCGACTGTGCGCCGCCGTCACGCTCCTTGTAACTTAGCCCGTGGCCGCCGTTCGCAGCGACCGCGGCCATACCTTATCGTCTGCGACGATGATCTGCCAGCAGTGTTGCTGCCAGCCCCGGGGCGCCTGGTTTGTTGTCGTGCTGTCTGTCACCCGTTGCTGTGAGCCTCGTGGTGACGCCGCCACGAGGCCCGTGGAGGTCCAGCATGCTCCTGCGTGAGACACGCTTCCAGCGCTTCGTTCAGGCAATGCAGCGCGCTGATCAACTGGCAATTGCCAGCGTCCTGGAGGATCTGTATGGTCAGATGCTCGAACTGATGGTTCTCGCGACCGAGGCCGAAGCCGGCGTGCTCTCACTC
This DNA window, taken from Chloroflexaceae bacterium, encodes the following:
- a CDS encoding DUF512 domain-containing protein → MEYQPDVKRITGAGGVIIAVAPGSIAAEVGLKPGDVLVAVGGQRLRDVIDYRFAIAEERLELLVHSGDAERVIEVEKHPDEDLGIEFSEPLFDRLRTCNNKCPFCFLTQMPKGFRRTLYLKDDDYRLSFLYGNFVTFTNLSEADWQRIEQQRLSPLHISVHATDPFWRAVMLGKRDAPDVRAQIRRLGSIGIEVHTQIVACPGVNDGEVLRQSIADLIALHPTVQSVAVVPVGLTKYRFDGKRPNSLKAAIQVHESPEWIDANWERQPLWEQTAGQPMAAPDGGPPFHDPALGFCSRLAAASDMPLRCYTPDEAAAVIDLVESFGARCREELGMTFVYPGDEFYLLAGRSVPPADHYDGMPQYSNGVGMVRDFLDLWARARRRLPARLPRPASLAIVCGTLVAGLMNHVSARLNRIEGLTARIVPVTNAFFGPTVTVSGLLTAEDVVPALRESGCARALLPRVMFDYRGERTIDDWSPERIAEAAGMPVALATDPEELVRYVRALAHSA
- a CDS encoding SDR family oxidoreductase, translated to MWPEFRGKVALVTGAASGIGRASALAFARAGAKVVVADVQIEAGEETAALARAENTDAIFVRADVSRRPDVEAMIGTALEMYGRLDIAHNNAGISGPQALLADYPEEAWDRVIGINLKGVWLCMKYELQQMLRQGGGVIVNTSSTAGLAGSRGVSAYVASKHGIVGLTKAAALEYARNNIRINAVLPGTIHTHLIDEFTGGDERLLQQFAESEPVGRLGTPEEVASAVLWLCSDGASFVTGATLAVDGGRLA
- a CDS encoding MGMT family protein gives rise to the protein MTSYAAIYAVVRQIPYGRVCSYGRVAVLAGYPGHARLVGYALHALRTSGGDETPWWRVVNRNGFISNAYEPAMQRARLEAEGVQVDESDHVDLERYLWDGAGQ
- the bchH gene encoding magnesium chelatase subunit H; translation: MARPIEFVLILGMQRYSHDLFRQAEAQVRAEAPEFKVHVFEDSDVQRRPQEVEAALARCACLITSIITLHETAEWLVPTVERLDPPVVFCFEGVPEVMRLTKVGNYSMRGKGGGMPKPVQNVARLLVGNREEDAYYGYVKLQKITSKLVNFLPGRRLTDFRNWTNVTTYWNNRDVANTANMFKLILREYCGLSKLHVAPPVELPGMGFAHPDAPRYFGKPEEYLRWEKERARARARSTGASAKPLGTAAVLSFRAHILGGTRYHADLVRALEAAGLRVLPIFVQGIESHIVVREWLSRLNVDVLINTMGFPLVGGPAGSSKAGLTVAVARELLSKLDVPYIVASPLFVQDEDHWREHGVGPLQSAILYSLPEMDGAVAPVVLGGMRGNEIGTVPDRLERLATLARGFVRLRHTPNREKKLALVVYNYPPGQGNTATAALLDVPATLIALLDRLKAAGYRVGEYPRDPAQLARCLEASIRADVPELPPGHPPVSRPTVGREHFHAWLRPKDQERINARWGPFPGDIAPAGRDAVRLGGMTLGNIYIGVQPMIGMPGDPMRLLFDRENTPHHQYALFYKYLTEQFGAHAIVHVGMHGTAEWMPGVQLGVTERCWPDVLLGAVPNFYVYPINNPAEANIAKRRGFSVIVGHAIPPYGRAGLYKELQALKDVLEEYRERPNADLEAAIAQKIELLNLDADLARYQDEPFADFASRVYAYLRDLETTLITDRLHVLGSAPPAEDQLTLVVEALKISRDGNPGLGDLVMSAVTGRAAGEGQAQDGYAALLARARRGDLAALELRDRVETVCNEFVRRAVFDGEAPERAWQAVLGISEAGAAAWNIFLLPLTELGRAMLAALRDNTQELDFLLRGLEGRYIPAAPGGDLIRDGLAVLPTGRNIHSLDPFRVPSDSAYQRGVRIAEALIAAHRAEHNGEYPETIAQVLWGLDSIKTKGEAIGIVLGLIGARPVKDGQGKVGRYALIPLQELGRPRIDVLMTASGIFRDTFAGTIDLLDRLVCDAARAEEPEDMNFIRKHVQAMLAEGKSWEAATARIFTQAEGTYGTDVDEAIEGSAWEDRRELEELFIKRNAYAFGGQKGGAAQPEVLRSLLKTVDRVAQEIDSVEYGLTDMQHYYGYSGALKAAAERATGKAVPLSYVESFTAETRVQNLEQVLRVEYRTRLLNPRWYEGMLKHGHNGAAEISHRFTYMLGWSATTGAVDNWVYDQAAATFILDDAMRQRLEAANPEAARNAVGRLLEAHSRGIWQTDEETLERLRALHADLEDRLEGVR